The following coding sequences are from one Rutidosis leptorrhynchoides isolate AG116_Rl617_1_P2 chromosome 11, CSIRO_AGI_Rlap_v1, whole genome shotgun sequence window:
- the LOC139874631 gene encoding uncharacterized protein, whose protein sequence is MSKDARVGDRVFKGVDGVGFNWNWSRPVSGRNLDELSLLQSMLQSIQFSNSVIDSWKWLWDGSGSFKSSEMSARIDEKILNNSFRDQETIRNKYVPKKIEVFAWRSSRKRIPTRVELDKKSIDLDSVRCPICDDDLETVDHAMVFCKNASEVWSKVFDWWNLNVVNIFSVEEIFKNT, encoded by the coding sequence ATGTCCAAGGATGCAAGAGTTGGTGATCGAGTTTTTAAAGGCGTCGATGGTGTAGGTTTCAACTGGAATTGGTCAAGACCGGTCAGTGGAAGAAACCTTGACGAGCTGTCCCTGCTTCAATCCATGCTACAATCGATCCAGTTCAGCAACAGTGTTATAGACTCATGGAAGTGGTTATGGGATGGCAGCGGTAGTTTCAAGAGTAGTGAAATGTCGGCTCGCATTGACGAAAAAATCCTAAACAATTCCTTTCGTGATCAAGAGACTATTCGCAATAAATACGTTCCAAAAAAGATCGAGGTATTTGCTTGGAGATCGTCTCGCAAAAGGATACCAACCCGAGTTGAGCTAGATAAAAAATCGATCGACCTCGACTCGGTACGGTGTCCAATTTGTGATGATGACCTCGAAACGGTAGATCATGCAATGGTATTTTGTAAAAATGCATCGGAAGTATGGTCGAAAGTCTTTGATTGGTGGAACCTAAATGTGGTTAACATATTCTCTGTTGAAGAAATCTTCAAGAATACATAG